One segment of Salvelinus alpinus chromosome 1, SLU_Salpinus.1, whole genome shotgun sequence DNA contains the following:
- the LOC139578445 gene encoding ADP-ribosylation factor 2: MGNMFAGLFKNLFGKKEMRILMVGLDAAGKTTILYKLKLGEIVTTIPTIGFNVETVEYKNISFTVWDVGGQDKIRPLWRHYFQNTQGLIFVVDSNDRERVNEAREELTRMLAEDELRDAVLLVFANKQDLPNAMNAAEITDKLGLHSLRQRNWYIQATCATSGDGLYEGLDWLSNQLKNAK; the protein is encoded by the exons ATGGGGAACATGTTTGCAGGCCTGTTTAAGAATCTCTTTGGTAAAAAAGAGATGCGGATTCTGATGGTGGGGCTGGATGCTGCCGGCAAGACCACCATCCTGTACAAGCTCAAACTGGGCGAGATCGTCACCACAATCCCTACCATCG GTTTTAACGTTGAGACGGTAGAATACAAGAACATCAGCTTCACAGTGTGGGATGTGGGCGGTCAGGACAAGATCAGGCCTCTGTGGCGGCACTACTTCCAGAACACCCAAG GTCTGATCTTTGTGGTGGACAGTAACGATAGGGAGAGAGTGAACGAGGCGCGGGAGGAGCTGACAAGGATGCTGGCTGAGGACGAGCTGAGAGACGCTGTGCTGCTTGTGTTCGCTAACAAACAG GACCTCCCCAACGCTATGAACGCAGCGGAGATCACAGACAAGCTGGGCCTGCACTCCCTGCGCCAGCGTAACTGGTACATCCAGGCCACCTGCGCTACCAGCGGGGACGGGCTCTACGAGGGCCTCGACTGGCTCTCCAACCAGCTAAAGAACGCAAAATGA